In a genomic window of Plectropomus leopardus isolate mb chromosome 6, YSFRI_Pleo_2.0, whole genome shotgun sequence:
- the LOC121944592 gene encoding selenoprotein Pa, which produces MWACLSLLITLCLLHGGGAESDGGGPRCQLPPAWKIGEVEPMTGAMGHVTVVALLQASULFCLEQASRMDGLRQKLENQGLRDIVYMVVNQQGEQAQRLHTLLAQKLSENITLYKQDEQQPDVWQALSGDKDDFLIYDRCGRLTHQISLPYSIIGLGHIEGGIKDTYCKRICGDCTHESTETPEECTRTANAQPDADATPAVEDGHGHHHGHHHGHGHHGDSHGFHPRGHGHNHRHHHGDGQQGVRHQGQEQVGVDHLDLGQMQQTVHMHQMPQDAPGAPVRPUVPEKVSUKSKHSUQWTAGSDNEASPKASUCUHURRLFGEAGSEQPVALUHCDEALPASUQUHGLMGDAVINIRENUQURSPPADUQQPQPTP; this is translated from the exons ATGTGGGCGTGCCTCAGCCTGCTCATCACTCTCTGCCTGCTCCATGGGGGCGGTGCAGAGAGTGATGGGGGAGGGCCTCGCTGTCAGCTGCCTCCAGCCTGGAAGATAGGGGAGGTGGAGCCAATGACTGGGGCCATGGGTCATGTGACTGTGGTGGCTCTTCTGCAGGCCAGCTGATTGTTCTGCCTGGAGCAGGCTTCCAG AATGGATGGCCTGCGCCAGAAGCTGGAGAATCAGGGTCTGAGGGACATTGTCTACATGGTTGTTAACCAGCAGGGGGAGCAAGCACAGCGCCTGCACACCTTGCTGGCACAGAAACTGTCAGAGAACATCACACTCTACAAACAGGACGAGCAACAGCCTGATGTCTGGCAGGCACTGAGCGGAGACAAAGATGACTTCCTCATTTACGACAG GTGCGGCCGTCTAACACACCAGATCTCTCTTCCGTACTCCATCATCGGACTAGGCCACATTGAGGGTGGAATCAAAGACACCTACTGCAAGCGCATTTGTGGGGACTGCACACATGAG AGCACAGAGACCCCAGAGGAGTGCACAAGAACAGCAAATGCACAGCCTGATGCAGACGCCACCCCAGCTGTAGAGGATGGGCATGGTCACCACCATGGACATCACCACGGCCACGGTCACCATGGGGATAGTCATGGTTTTCACCCCCGCGGCCATGGTCACAACCATCGCCATCACCATGGCGATGGCCAGCAAGGTGTTAGACATCAGGGGCAAGAGCAAGTTGGTGTAGATCATTTAGATTTAGGCCAGATGCAGCAAACAGTGCACATGCACCAGATGCCACAGGATGCCCCTGGGGCCCCTGTGAGGCCTTGAGTGCCAGAGAAGGTTAGCTGAAAGTCAAAGCACAGCTGACAGTGGACAGCAGGCTCTGACAATGAAGCCTCTCCTAAGGCCAGCTGATGCTGACACTGACGCAGGCTGTTTGGCGAAGCAGGGAGTGAGCAGCCGGTCGCTCTGTGACACTGTGATGAGGCGCTTCCCGCCTCCTGACAGTGACACGGGCTGATGGGCGATGCAGTCATTAATATCAGGGAGAACTGACAGTGACGCTCACCTcctgctgactgacagcagcctCAGCCAACCCCATGA
- the znf131 gene encoding zinc finger protein 131, protein MAAEVEVELEGGSEYPAHYKVMMDKLNEQRQLDQFTDITLIVDGHQFRAHKAVLAACSQFFHKFFQDFTQEPLVEIEGVSNTAFRQLMEFTYTATLVIVGEEDAFDVWKAAEYLQMQEAIKALSNKINENPSLTAKSKGKKRKIAETSNVITESLPSVEGEQVEIEVIGDGAIEVETGLEEVVDAAKNAQAASDDSALALLADITSKYQQGEPTLQVIKKEGIEEEVVYQEETVTASKVLENVEVVEVQISQVDNMFRCNKCDRSFKLYYHLKQHLKTHLGLLEKPHVCSHCGKAYTREGALKQHISTFHFDAEELSRNQKPQKKVHVCEYCKKHFDHFGHFKEHLRKHTGEKPYECPDCHERFARNSTLKCHMAACQNGAGAKKGRKKLYECQVCSSVFNSWDQFKDHLVSHTGDKPNHCTMCDMWFTHPKELKAHLKQVHSIEDDKPTEELVITDSAATAALTIATQSIEGSETVLLDDGIQVEHVTVEPVDVMEMEETATVVVEDGGVAEMCEEDVERLKQAGVQIQVVHVTTTEVDGQQVVNSQVEVEMEGEMVSVEEAEQAVV, encoded by the exons ATGGCGGCTGAGGTAGAGGTGGAGCTGGAGGGAGGCAGTGAGTACCCAGCACATTACAAAGTCATGATGGACAAACTCAATGAACAACGACAGCTAGACCAGTTCACGGATATCACCTTAATCGTGGATG GACACCAGTTCAGAGCCCATAAAGCAGTGTTGGCGGCATGCAGTCAGTTTTTCCATAAGTTCTTCCAGGATTTTACCCAAGAGCCACTAGTGGAAATTGAAG GAGTGAGTAACACGGCCTTCCGCCAGTTGATGGAGTTCACTTACACAGCAACACTGGTCATAGTTGGAGAAGAGGACGCATTTGATGTCTGGAAGGCTGCTGAATATCTCCAGATGCAGGAAGCCATCAAAGCGCTGAGCAATAA GATAAATGAGAATCCCTCGCTGACAGCAAAGAGCAAAGGCAAAAAGAGGAAGATTGCTGAGACGTCTAATGTGATCACAGAAAGCCTACCTTCAGTGGAAGGGGAACAG GTGGAGATTGAGGTGATAGGGGACGGGGCCATTGAGGTAGAGACTGGACTTGAAGAGGTGGTTGATGCTGCGAAGAATGCTCAGGCGGCATCCGATGACTCTGCTTTGGCTCTTCTTGCTGATATAACCAGCAAGTATCAGCAAGGGGAACCTACGCTACAGGTCATTAAGAAGGAAGGAATAGAGGAG GAGGTGGTGTATCAGGAGGAAACGGTGACTGCCTCAAAGGTGCTGGAGAACGTGGAGGTCGTAGAGGTCCAGATTTCCCAAGTGGACAACATGTTCCGCTGCAACAAGTGCGATCGCAGCTTCAAGTTGTACTACCACCTCAAACAGCACTTGAAAACACACCTGGGATTGCTGGAAAAACCCCATGTGTGCAGCCACTGCGGGAAAGCCTACACGCGGGAGGGCGCCTTGAAGCAGCACATCAGCACGTTTCACTTTGACGCAGAGGAGCTGTCCCGAAACCAGAAACCCCAGAAGAAAGTGCACGTTTGTGAATACTGTAAAAAGCACTTCGATCACTTCGGCCACTTTAAGGAGCACTTGCGGAAGCACACTG GTGAAAAACCTTATGAGTGTCCAGATTGCCATGAGCGGTTCGCAAGGAACAGCACACTGAAGTGCCATATGGCAGCCTGTCAGAATGGGGCCGGAGCCAAGAAAGGACGCAAGAAACTCTATGAATGCCAG GTCTGCAGCAGCGTTTTCAACAGCTGGGACCAGTTCAAAGACCATCTTGTGAGCCACACAGGGGACAAACCCAACCACTGCACAATGTGTGACATGTGGTTCACCCACCCAAAAGAACTAAAGGCCCACCTCAAGCAAGTCCATTCCATCGAGGACGACAAGCCAACCGAAGAGCTGGTCATCACAGACTCCGCCGCCACTGCAGCCCTCACCATTGCAACACAGAGCATAGAAGGATCCGAAACGGTGCTGCTGGATGACGGAATCCAGGTGGAACATGTCACAGTGGAGCCTGTGGACGtgatggagatggaggagaCTGCAACAGTTGTGGTGGAGGATGGAGGGGTGGCGGAGATGTGTGAGGAGGACGTAGAGAGGTTAAAGCAGGCCGGGGTGCAGATCCAGGTGGTGCACGTGACCACAACTGAAGTGGACGGGCAGCAGGTGGTGAACTCTCAGGTGGAAGTAGAGATGGAGGGTGAGATGGTGAGCGTTGAGGAGGCAGAGCAAGCAGTTGTATGA